The proteins below are encoded in one region of Saccopteryx leptura isolate mSacLep1 chromosome 1, mSacLep1_pri_phased_curated, whole genome shotgun sequence:
- the RASD2 gene encoding GTP-binding protein Rhes, translating to MMKTLSSGNCTFSVPAKNSYRMVVLGASRVGKSSIVSRFLNGRFEDQYTPTIEDFHRKVYNIRGDMYQLDILDTSGNHPFPAMRRLSILTGDVFILVFSLDNRESFDEVKRLQKQILEVKSCLKNKTKEAAELPMVICGNKNDHGELCRQVPTTEAELLVSGDENCAYFEVSAKKNTNVDEMFYVLFSMAKLPHEMSPALHRKISVQYGDTFHPRPFCMRRVKETDAYGMVSPFARRPSVNSDLKYIKAKVLREGQARERDKCTIQ from the exons ATGATGAAGACCTTGTCCAGCGGGAACTGCACATTCAGCGTGCCCGCCAAGAACTCGTACCGCATGGTGGTGCTGGGCGCCTCGCGGGTGGGCAAGAGCTCCATTGTCTCCCGCTTCCTCAACGGCCGCTTCGAGGACCAGTACACGCCCACCATCGAGGACTTCCACCGGAAGGTCTACAACATCCGAGGCGACATGTACCAGCTGGACATCCTGGACACGTCCGGCAACCACCCTTTCCCCGCCATGCGCAGGCTCTCCATCCTCACAG GTGACGTCTTCATCCTGGTGTTCAGCCTGGATAACCGGGAGTCCTTTGACGAGGTCAAGCGCCTCCAGAAGCAGATCCTGGAGGTCAAGTCCTGCCTGAAGAACAAGACCAAGGAGGCAGCGGAGCTGCCCATGGTCATCTGCGGCAACAAGAATGACCACGGCGAGCTCTGCCGTCAGGTGCCCACCACCGAGGCCGAACTGCTGGTGTCGGGTGACGAGAACTGTGCCTACTTCGAGGTGTCGGCCAAGAAGAACACCAACGTGGACGAGATGTTCTATGTGCTCTTCAGCATGGCTAAGCTGCCGCACGAGATGAGCCCCGCCCTGCATCGCAAGATCTCCGTGCAGTATGGCGACACCTTCCACCCCAGGCCCTTCTGCATGCGTCGCGTCAAGGAGACGGATGCCTACGGCATGGTCTCGCCCTTCGCCCGCCGCCCCAGTGTCAACAGTGACCTCAAGTACATCAAGGCCAAGGTCCTCCGGGAGGGCCAGGCCCGGGAGCGGGACAAATGCACCATCCAGTGA